From the genome of Streptococcus oralis:
ATATAATTGCATCAGAAAGAACTGTAATTAACAATGTAATCGAAAAAATATAGATATTTCCTTGTTTAAATGAATCCTCAATAGTTTCTCCACGCAATAATTGTGAAAAATTTGTAAAAAAACCTGCTAATAGAGTAGTTACAATCCAAAGCAGTACAATTCTATCTTTTTTTAAAATTTTAAAAGGAAATAGAAAAAAATTATTTTGCTTCTTTTCATTCATAATTAATCTTTCTCCCTAACTAAATTTAATACTACATAGTTTATTAAAATTCTACACTTAATCAATATTTATATTAGCTACTATTATAGCAAAAAATGTAGAAACTTTAAAGAATAATATTATTATATTTTTAAAGACTAAATATAGAATACAAAATAAAATAGACCAGCTTCCTGATCCACTTTATTCTATATTTATTAAGTGAAAAATATTTTTGGTCAAATTTTGGTCATGGTTTGGTCAAAAAAACTCAAAATACTAACCTATTTAAAAAAACAAAATTGTGATGATTGCCTTTAAACTAACACTTTGAATATTCTTTATTCTTCTTTACTTTACTAAAAATGCCCCCTGCAGGAATCGAACCTGCAACTACTCCTTAGGAGGGAGTTGTTATATCCATTGAACTAAGGGAGCTAGAGAAAAACCCTGCTGGGTAAGCAGAGTTTTTTTGTCGAATTAACGACGGATTTCTTTGATACGAGCTGCTTTACCTTGAAGAGCACGCAAGTAGTACAATTTCGCACGACGTACTTTACCGTAACGAACAACTTCGATCTTTTCAACACGTGGAGTGTGGATTGGGAAGATACGCTCAACACCTACACCGTTAGAGATTTTACGAACTGTGTAGTTTTCTGAGATGCCAGCACCTTTACGTGCGATAACAACACCTTCAAAAATCTGGATACGTTCACGGTTTCCTTCGACAACTTTCGCGTGTACACGAACAGTGTCACCAGGACGGAATGATGGGATATCTGTACGAAGTTGACCTTCAGTCAAGCTTTGGATTAATGGATTCATTTTATTCTCCTATCTTTGTCAATCTTGAGGAATCCTCCTCAGCGGATAAACTGTATTTTTGTGCGTCCATTACACACAAGAGACAGTTTACCATATTTCCACCTAAAAGTAAAGGAATTTATAGCAGAATTCCTAAAAAAATCGCTAGAAACCCGCCTATGTAAGTTAAGAGGAAATAGCTATAAAATACCTTCTTGTCACTTAACAGTTTTTGCAGCTCGTCATTCAGAGTTGAAAAGGTCGTCAACCCTCCACAAAAACCTGTCGCTAGGATAGCATAGACTTCCTTGGACTCCACATGATTGTAAAGTAGGCCAATTAAAAAACATCCTAGAAGATTGGCAATGAGAGTTCCTAGTGGCAATTTAGAAGCTTGATTATAGCGGGAAAAGAAATAACGCACCAGGGCTCCGAACCCGCAGGCGATTGCAAGATAAACGATTACCATTTCTTCCTCCCTAGAACATAAGCCAAGAGTAGACCTCCACCAATACTAAAAATCAAATACAGGACTAAACTAAGATAACGCCCAGTATCGAGCAATTTCACAGCATCAAGCATTAGGCTAGAAAAGGTTGTCAGGCCACCACAAAATCCCGTCCCCAGCGCTAAAACCAAGCCTTTACTAGTTCCCTTATGGGCCAGATAGCCTTTTACCAGATAGACCAGGCAGAATATTCCCAGATAATTGACGAGAAGGGTTCCCCAAGGAAAGTCTGGGCTAGCTGGTAACCAAGTGGAAATGAGATAGCGGATAAGGCCTCCCACCATTGCAGCCAGAAAAATTCCTAGCGGATAAAATTGTTCTTTTTTCATTTGATGTTTTGATCCTGATAATCACGCGAACGTTTGAGAATGTCTGAAAAAGTAGCAACAATGGTCTCCTGATAGCGCTTATCTTCTACTCTATTTCTGACTTTTTCAAAAATGATTTCTTCTCTCTTAGTATCTAAAATAGGTTTTCCTGAGGCTTTCTTATAGGCAACTACTCCCTCAACCAAATGCATCCGTTCTTCTAGGAGCTTTACGATTTGGTCATCGATTTGATCAATTTCTTGCCGAATACTATCTAAATCCATAGTATCTCCTCCTTTATTTGAATTATTGTATCAAAAAGCCTCTAAATAGGCTAGTAAAATCCCAAAATAACTAATAAAAAACTGCACCGACTTATTCCAGCCAGCGCAGTTCGCTTCTTATCCTACTTTTGCAGCCAATTCTTCTGCGAATTGTTCCAAACGCTCGATGTCTTCTTCTTCGGCAGAGAGGTCCACTTTAACACACTCTGAACCTTTTTCTGCTCCTGTCGCGACAAATACACGATCAAAGTCATCGACAGCCTTACAGAATTCGTCGTAGAAGGTATCACCTGAACCGACCACTCCATAGATTTTGCCATTCAAGTTGAGATCTGCTAGGTCTTCGTAGAAGTCCATCATCTCATCTGGCAATTCTCCGTCTCCATAAGTATAAGTCGCAACGATTGCGATGTCTGCCTCCAAGAAGTCTGAAGCGTCAACAGTCGTACATTCATCCACATCGACATCCAAGCCCAAGTCACGCAATTTATCTGCTACAATATCTGCAATTTCTTCGGTATTACCGGTCATACTGGCAAATACAATTTTTGCTAATGCCATATCGTCCTCCTCAATTTATCTTTCTCCATTATATCATATCTTTTTCATTTTAAAAATAAAAATTCTTGTGCTACAATGAAATGAGAAAGAATTGAGGTTATTTATGGAAATTTGCCAGCAAATTTTAGAGAAAATCAAAGAATACGATACCATTATCATTCATCGTCATATGAAACCAGATCCTGATGCTTTAGGGAGTCAAGTGGGCTTGAAAGCTCTTCTCACACACCATTTTCCAGAAAAGACCATCAAAGCAGTCGGTTATAACGAACCAACTTTGACCTGGATGGCGGAAATGGATACTGTCCAAGACAGTGACTACCAAGGAGCTCTTGCTATTATTTGTGATACAGCGAATCGTCCTCGTATCGATGATAAACGCTACGAACAAGCTGCTTTCACCATCAAAATCGATCACCATCCAAATGATGATATCTACGGTGACCTATCTTGGGTGGATACAAGTTCAAGCAGTGCCAGTGAGATGATTGCATTATTTGCTCAAGAAAATCAGCTAGCTTTGTCTAGTAAAGCGGCACGACTTCTCTATGCAGGAATTGTAGGGGACACTGGGCGTTTTCTCTACCCGTCAACTAGTGCCCGTACCTTTAGAATAGCTGCCCAGCTCCGAGAAGTTGATTTTGACTTTGCTGGATTGTCTCGTCAAATGGATACCATGAGCTTCAAGATTGCAAAATTGCAAGGGTATGTTTATGATCATTTAGAAGTTGATGAGAATGGAGCTGCACGCGTTTTACTTACTCAAGACATCTTGAAAAATTATAAGGTTACGGATGCTGAAACGGCTGCGATTGTCGGAGCACCTGGTCGAATTGATACCGTTAAGGCTTGGGCTATCTTTGTTGAGCAAGCTGATGGTCACTTCCGTGTGCGTATGCGCAGTAAAATCACCTCTATCAATGAGATTGCCAAACGACACGACGGGGGAGGGCATCCATTAGCCAGTGGCGCCAATTCCTATAGTCTAGAAGAAAACGAACAAATATACAAAGAGCTGAAAGAGGCTCTACAGATGCACCAAGGCTAAGAAAGAATTTTCTTGGCCTTTTATATGCTATATTCTTAAAATATACGGTTTCTTTGTACCTCAGTTTATGGTATAATAAATCAAACTGAATAAAAGGAGACTTAATAATGGAAAAAAATCGTTTGTATATTCTCATTTCTGCTGGAGTAGCCATCCTTGGTTCACTCTTGCCATGGGCTAGTTTAAATGCAGGTTCTTTTGGGTCCTATAGTGTGAATGGTTACCAAGGAGATGGGTGGTTTGTCATTATCGCGGCTATTGTGTCTATTGTTCTTGCGTGCTTGAATAACATGAATAAAGCAATGCCTAAAGGGTTCTCAATTGGTGTCATTGTTGCGGGTGCAATTGCAACTCTCGTTACACTAAATAGTCTCTTTAATGTAAATAAGTACATGTCTAACTTTGGTGGATATGGCATTTCAATCGGCTTTGGTTTGATTTTGGCTATTCTTGCTAGCATTGCACTAGTTGTAACTGGTCTCTTGGCAATGTCAGGTGGTAAAATTACAAAAGAATCATTTACTGAATTAGCTGAGTCTGGTAAAGATTTTGCTCAAACTGTCGGACGTGTAACAAGCTCTACCGTTAAAACTGCAGTCGAAGAAATCAAAAAAGAATCTCAAGAACGTAAAAAAGAAGAAACTACTGCTGAGAAAACAGAGACTGCTAAAGAGGAAACCGAGCAAACAGAAGAAGCTAAGGAACCAGCTAATGTGGAGGCTGAATCAGTAGCAGAAAACGCAGAACCAGTAAAAGAAGAAACTACAGAAGCTGAAACAAAAACAGAAGCTGAACCTGTAGCCGAACCAACTGAAACAGAGGCTGAAGCTGAAACTGTAACAGAATCAACAGAAACAGAACCTACTGAAACTGAAAAAGAGGCTAAATCAGCAGCAGAAAACACAGAACCAGTAAAAGAAACAGAAGTAAAAAATGAACAAGAAGAAAAAGCTCCAAATCAAGAGAACTAATCATTCTTCTACCGTCACTCCAGTAAACACTGGAGTGATTTTTTATCAAGATTTTTAATAAAATCAAGGAAAAGACTTGCCAAACTTATCAGAATCTGATAGACTAGTATGGTAACAATCTATGGCTCGCAAAGAGACCATGGCAGAAAGGAAATATTGCAAAATGAAAAAAGATATCCATCCAGAATATCGCCCAGTTGTCTTCATGGACACAACTACTGGTTACAAATTCCTTAGCGGTTCAACAAAACGCTCTAACGAAACTGTTGAGTTCGAAGGCGAAACTTACCCATTGATCCGTGTGGAAATTTCATCAGACTCACACCCATTCTACACTGGACGTCAAAAGTTCACTCAAGCAGATGGACGCGTGGATCGTTTCAACAAAAAATACGGTCTCAAATAATGATAAAAAAGAACAGTTACCACTGTTCTTTTTTTGTACTTGTTTTTATGAATCAATCACTACTACTTTCTATTTGTCAACCTTCACGCTGACACTATGATTGATGTCAAACGAGTTTAAAAAATATCGAAAAGAAGCTTGATATTGAGAATGGTCAAGATGATTGAAACTGCGTAACCTAGGATTGTATTCCACTTGGCATTGGTAAATTCTCCCATCATTGACTTCTTAGAGGTCAGATAGATTAAGGGGAAGATTGAAAACGGAAGAGCAATTGACAGAAAGACCTGCGAATAGACCAATAACTGATCCAAGGTTTTTTCTTGATGTCCAAACAAGACGGCGACTATAATCACAGGGAGCAAGGCAAAAATACGTGTCCCGATACGGATAATCCACTGAGGTAATCTTAGATGTAAGAAACCTTCCATGACAATCTGACCTGTCAAGGTGCCTGTGATGGTAGAATTCTGTCCACTTGCTAAGAGAGCCAGAGCAAATAAAGTTGACAGCGTTGAGCTAGCTATCGCTCCTGCTATTGTCGAATCCTGTAAAGCATTGTACATTTGAGAAAAGGCCGAAATTTCAGATGCATGACCAAAAAAGAGAGATGCCCCTAAAATAAGAAGCAAGGAATTGACAATAAAGGCTAGGGACAACTGAAGATTTGAATCCCAGGTCATAAAACGCACGGCTTTTCGAACATCCTTCTTATCTTTGTGATTGATTTTCCTTGTTTGGGATAGGGATGAATGAAGATAGAGATTATGGGGCATGACTGTCGCTCCCACAATTCCTAGAGCCAAGGTCAATTGGCTTTCATGACCTGGTAACGGTGTTTCAAATAAAGTTGAAGTCGGTAAATAACCACCAAAAATACCCTGAATACTTGGACTGGATAAGGCCACCAGATAGGTAAAGATGGCTAATATGGTTAAAATAAGAGTCGTAACAATGGCTTCAATTTTTTTGAAGCCAAATTTCATCAACAACAACAAAAGAAATACATCTAAAACGGTTAAGAGGATAGCGACCATAATCGGTATTTTAAATAAAAGATTTAAGGCAATCGCTGAACCTAGAACCTCGGCTAAGTCTGTCGCCATTAAAGCTAATTCTAAAATCACCCACAGACTATAGCGAAGCCACTTGGGAGCATGATGTGCTGTTGCCTGCGCTAGGTCCATCCTAGTCACGATACCGAGCTTTCCAGCCATCTGTTGTAACTGCATAGCAATGATGGATGAAATTAAAATAACAAATAAAAGACTATATTTGTAGGAAGCACCACCAACCACACTGGTAATCCAGTTTCCAGGATCCATATAACCAACTGCTACAAGGGCTCCAGGTCCTAAGAATGCTTTTAGATTTTGCCAAAAATGATTGTTATTGGGAGTTTCAATAGATTGGTTGATCTCAGAAAGAGAGACTTTTTTGTAAGAAGACATCGGAATTTTACACTTTCTAATCTGTCTTTACCTATTTTCTTAATGGGATTTTTGAAAATATCTTGAAAATAGTTTCCTATTTCCAATTCTCCCTTATTATATCACAATTTAGAATGATTCTTAAGGAAAGAATGATAGTTCAAATAAGCAATATCTGTATTGCAAAAGCCAGCGTTTTCTGACGCTGGCTTTAAAACTGTGAAAAACTTTTTCTCAACTAGATCGCTTCTGTGACAAAACTACGGCTTTCTAGCACCTTGAGCATGGCATTAGCTGTATCTAGAGCTGTAAAGAGTGGTACACCGTGTTCAATGGCTGAACGACGGATTTGCTCACCATCTTCGTCAGCAGTTCGTTTGGTTCCGACAGTATTGATGATCGCTTGGATTTTCCCTTTGCGGACAAAGCTTGGGATATCTTGTTCATCGTCACCAATCTTACCAACAGGTTGAGCTTGAAGTCCATGACTAGCAAAGAAGGCTGCTGTCCCTTCTGTCGCAAGGATACCATAACCGATATTTTGGAAACGACGAGCCAAGTCCAAGGCTTCTTCTTTGGCATCATCAGCGATGGTAAATACAACATTTCCAAAGGTTGGCAAGTGTAGGTAGGAAGCTTCAAAAGCCTTGTAGAGAGCTTTTTCCAAAGTAGTATCAGAACCCATAACTTCCCCTGTTGACTTCATTTCAGGCCCGAGTAAGCTGTCTACTTTAGCTAGTTTCGTAAAGGAGAAGACAGGCGCCTTGATATGAACGCGAGTACTTTCTGGATAAAGTCCATCTTGGTAGCCAAGTTCTTCAAGACTTTGACCAAGAATGAGCTTAGTTGCTACCTGAGCCATAGGGATATTGGTTACCTTAGAAAGGAATGGCACCGTACGGCTGGCACGTGGATTGACCTCAATAACGTAGACTTTTTCATCCTTGATGACAAACTGGATGTTCATCATCCCAAGACAGTTAAGGCCAATTGCTAGACGTTTGGTGTAGTCTGCGAT
Proteins encoded in this window:
- the rplS gene encoding 50S ribosomal protein L19 encodes the protein MNPLIQSLTEGQLRTDIPSFRPGDTVRVHAKVVEGNRERIQIFEGVVIARKGAGISENYTVRKISNGVGVERIFPIHTPRVEKIEVVRYGKVRRAKLYYLRALQGKAARIKEIRR
- the crcB gene encoding fluoride efflux transporter CrcB; the protein is MVIVYLAIACGFGALVRYFFSRYNQASKLPLGTLIANLLGCFLIGLLYNHVESKEVYAILATGFCGGLTTFSTLNDELQKLLSDKKVFYSYFLLTYIGGFLAIFLGILL
- the crcB gene encoding fluoride efflux transporter CrcB — protein: MKKEQFYPLGIFLAAMVGGLIRYLISTWLPASPDFPWGTLLVNYLGIFCLVYLVKGYLAHKGTSKGLVLALGTGFCGGLTTFSSLMLDAVKLLDTGRYLSLVLYLIFSIGGGLLLAYVLGRKKW
- a CDS encoding chorismate mutase, which gives rise to MDLDSIRQEIDQIDDQIVKLLEERMHLVEGVVAYKKASGKPILDTKREEIIFEKVRNRVEDKRYQETIVATFSDILKRSRDYQDQNIK
- a CDS encoding flavodoxin, whose product is MALAKIVFASMTGNTEEIADIVADKLRDLGLDVDVDECTTVDASDFLEADIAIVATYTYGDGELPDEMMDFYEDLADLNLNGKIYGVVGSGDTFYDEFCKAVDDFDRVFVATGAEKGSECVKVDLSAEEEDIERLEQFAEELAAKVG
- a CDS encoding DHH family phosphoesterase; translation: MEICQQILEKIKEYDTIIIHRHMKPDPDALGSQVGLKALLTHHFPEKTIKAVGYNEPTLTWMAEMDTVQDSDYQGALAIICDTANRPRIDDKRYEQAAFTIKIDHHPNDDIYGDLSWVDTSSSSASEMIALFAQENQLALSSKAARLLYAGIVGDTGRFLYPSTSARTFRIAAQLREVDFDFAGLSRQMDTMSFKIAKLQGYVYDHLEVDENGAARVLLTQDILKNYKVTDAETAAIVGAPGRIDTVKAWAIFVEQADGHFRVRMRSKITSINEIAKRHDGGGHPLASGANSYSLEENEQIYKELKEALQMHQG
- a CDS encoding lantibiotic ABC transporter permease; this encodes MEKNRLYILISAGVAILGSLLPWASLNAGSFGSYSVNGYQGDGWFVIIAAIVSIVLACLNNMNKAMPKGFSIGVIVAGAIATLVTLNSLFNVNKYMSNFGGYGISIGFGLILAILASIALVVTGLLAMSGGKITKESFTELAESGKDFAQTVGRVTSSTVKTAVEEIKKESQERKKEETTAEKTETAKEETEQTEEAKEPANVEAESVAENAEPVKEETTEAETKTEAEPVAEPTETEAEAETVTESTETEPTETEKEAKSAAENTEPVKETEVKNEQEEKAPNQEN
- a CDS encoding type B 50S ribosomal protein L31 — its product is MKKDIHPEYRPVVFMDTTTGYKFLSGSTKRSNETVEFEGETYPLIRVEISSDSHPFYTGRQKFTQADGRVDRFNKKYGLK
- a CDS encoding Nramp family divalent metal transporter translates to MSSYKKVSLSEINQSIETPNNNHFWQNLKAFLGPGALVAVGYMDPGNWITSVVGGASYKYSLLFVILISSIIAMQLQQMAGKLGIVTRMDLAQATAHHAPKWLRYSLWVILELALMATDLAEVLGSAIALNLLFKIPIMVAILLTVLDVFLLLLLMKFGFKKIEAIVTTLILTILAIFTYLVALSSPSIQGIFGGYLPTSTLFETPLPGHESQLTLALGIVGATVMPHNLYLHSSLSQTRKINHKDKKDVRKAVRFMTWDSNLQLSLAFIVNSLLLILGASLFFGHASEISAFSQMYNALQDSTIAGAIASSTLSTLFALALLASGQNSTITGTLTGQIVMEGFLHLRLPQWIIRIGTRIFALLPVIIVAVLFGHQEKTLDQLLVYSQVFLSIALPFSIFPLIYLTSKKSMMGEFTNAKWNTILGYAVSIILTILNIKLLFDIF